AACCGATAGGCACACAAGGGCCTGAGCGCAGGAGAAACAAGCCTGTCGCAGCTTTGCCTTCATAGCCGTCAACCCGCCGGCCGTTGTATCAGTATCTCGATGCGGCGGTTGGCATCGGCCAGAGGATCTTCCGGAATCTTGAGCCTGCGGTCGGCCTGACCGGACACCTCCTTGATGCGTTTCTCATCAAGACCTCCGCGCACCAGCATGAAAAAGGCGCTATGGGCGCGTGCCATCGACAGTTTCCAGTTGTCATTGTCGGCACGGGCAAATGGACGCGCATCGGTGTGACCGCGAATGATTACGGTGCCGTCCCGCTCGGCGAGAAGCTGTCCGATCTTTTCCATCGCCAGCACCATGTCGCGCTTTGGCACCGCAGACCCGACATTGAACATGCCGCCCTTCAGTTCGTCGGTCAGCGAGACCAGCAACCCACCATCCACCGGTGCGACTGTCAGCCCCTCGCCCAGCTGGATCTGTTCCTCTGCCAGGGCGGTTTCGATGCTTTCCTTGAACTCGCCGGCCTCCTGTTCTTCTGGATCGACTTCCTGCTTCTCGCGTTCGGCTTGCTGCTCTTCAGTCAGAGGCTCGCCTGGTTCCTCGGCGTCGGATTGACCTTCCGCCGTCAATCTGCCGGTTTTGGCGTCACTCGCCTCCTGCTCTTCATCCTGCGACTGCTCAAGGGCTGCAAGCCCTGCGCCGGCTGCTTCAAGCGCCTGCTTGATCGCATCGTTCGTTTCGGCCCGCGGAATGGTGCGCTCGACCCCGGTCTCGGTGATGTCTGAAGAGGTTTCTATGTCCACCGATTTCGACCAGAAATCCGGATCGAACGGATCGCGGTAGGCCTCCCCGCCCGAGGCGCCTGTCGCGGGTCCGGACATATTCGCACCACCGTCTCCGGCAGCGCTGACATTTTTCTGCCGACCCGTCTCCAGGGCAATTTCGGAAAGGACCGAATAGGGATTTTCAAAAAAGTCCGCGTCGGAGTATTGCGATTCTTCGCCGGCGGCCGAGTCGATATCGTCGCCGCCACCGGTCATCTGGCCGGCCTTGTAGCCCGCCTCCTGACTATCGGACAGGAACTCGACTTCATCACCGACGCTTGCCTCATCCTGTTGTTTGAGGCCCCGCTCGGCCGGCTTGTTGTCCGTGAGCCTGATGGGATTGAAATAGCTGGCGACGGCCGCCTTGGTCTCGTCATTGGCTGCATTGATCAGCCACATGACCAGGAAGAACGCCATCATCGCGGTCATGAAGTCGGCATAGGCGATCTTCCACGCCCCGCCATGGTGACCGTGCTCACCTGATTTGCGTTTCTTGACGATGATGATCTCACCGCCGGAATGATGGGTGGATTGCGAATCCGTCACGGAAGCACCTCACGCAGACGGTCGGCCCATTTCGACAGGCGCGTGCACAGTACCGCGTCGTCAATGTGGATGGTCAGATCGAATTCTTCGCTTTCAACGAACTCCATCAGCGCCGCGTCGTCGCCAAGCCGCTCCCTCAACGCCTCGAAAACCGATGCCGGACCACTGACAGTTTTGGTTGTCGCGGATTTGTCCTTCAGGCACTGCCGGATGGTTTCGGCGAGGGATTCGACCATTTGCGTCGTCAGCGCCTGTTCAAACACCGGCGCAAGAACGCGTGTTACCTGAGCACCTATTGTCTCGACCAAATCGTTGCAAAGCGTATCATATCGCGTGGCGAGTGCTGTTGAGAAATCCTGCTCATATCGGGTGCGCAACTCGTTGACTTCATCGCGGTGCCGGCCCCGCTCGCCTTCGAGTTCCTGCTCGTGCGTTGCAAGGAGCGCTTGCGTGGCTTCGCGTTTGCCCTGTTCAAAGGCGGCCGCCCGTTCGCCTTCGATATCAATCGCCGCGGCGGTGTGCACTGGCTGAGGCACCGTTTCGACGACAGATGATACCGGTTCCGGACGCGCGGGAAAAATGTCCGGTTCATCGGCCAATACATATGGTTCAGGCTTGCCGAAGTCTTTCAGATAGCGCTCTATCGCAACTGCCATGCCTTTTGTCTCCGGGATCGGCCCCATCATGCGGAATCGCTAAAGCATTCTGAGATTTTCTGTCGGTGAAAGGATAGAAGCCGAAACTTGTGCGAGGGTGATGAAAAAGCCGGCACGCGTTGCGTACCGGCTTGTCCAAAAATCCTGGCCTGTGGTCACGGGTTCGGCCCGCGACCTATGGGTCAGCTCTTACTGCCTGAAGAGGGCGAGGATGTTCTGAGAGCTGTTGTTGGCGATCGACAGGGCCTGGATACCGAGCTGCTGCTGCGTTTGCAGTGCTTTCAGGCGTGTCGATTCCTGGTTCATATCGGCGTCCACCAGACGACCCACACCCTCGGTTATGGCATCCATCAGCGTGTTGACAAAATCATTCTGCATGTCGACGCGCGACTTGACCGCACCAAGGCTGGATGCCGCATCCGTCAGGCTTTCAAGAATGTTGTCGGCAACGCGGAGCATGGCGCTGACTTCAGCGTCGGTTGTGGTAGCAGACAGGGCGATCTCGGTGCCGGTTGCGGCCCCCGCCGTTGTTGCGGCTGCATCAATCAGGAAGTAGTAGTCGGCCGTGCCGGTCGGCGCTGCAAGCAACGCGTCTGCGTCAATATCGCCTGTCAAAAGCCCGCGGGCGGCGCTGTCGGTATCGATCAGAACGGTCGCGCTCACATCGACATCAAGCGTCCCGACGGAAACCTTGCCGTCCGAAGAGCGGTTGAACGAGGCGACGATCTGAGCCGTGCCGGCTCCCCCGACAGCCGTACTGTACAGCCAGTTCTCGCCGCTGAAGGACGCCGATTCAGCCGTTGAACGAAGCTGATTCTTCAACTCGGTGAGTTCGGAGTTGATTTTCACGCGGTCGACGGCCGGCTCCGTGGCGGCGACCAGCTTGGCCTTGATCTCGTCAACGACCTTGATGGCATTGTTCAGACCGGTATAGGCGACGTCGACCTTGGCGGCGCCGAGACCGATGGCATCACTGACCGTAGACAATGCCTTGTTGTCGGAGCGCATGGTTGTCGCGATGGACCAGTAGGCCGCGTTGTCAGCAGCGTTTTCAACCCGGTACCCGGATGAAACACGCGCTTGCGTCGTCTCCATATGCATATTGATGTTACGGAGAGTTTGCAGAGCCGCCATCGCGGCGGCGTTCGTCATAATGCTCGTCATCGGGACAGTCCCTGTCGAAAACCAGAATCAGTATTGGACATGCCGGATCTTCATGGCCGGCGATGGCGATTTTCATCATGACCGCTGACACGGT
This portion of the Hoeflea prorocentri genome encodes:
- a CDS encoding flagellin, with translation MTSIMTNAAAMAALQTLRNINMHMETTQARVSSGYRVENAADNAAYWSIATTMRSDNKALSTVSDAIGLGAAKVDVAYTGLNNAIKVVDEIKAKLVAATEPAVDRVKINSELTELKNQLRSTAESASFSGENWLYSTAVGGAGTAQIVASFNRSSDGKVSVGTLDVDVSATVLIDTDSAARGLLTGDIDADALLAAPTGTADYYFLIDAAATTAGAATGTEIALSATTTDAEVSAMLRVADNILESLTDAASSLGAVKSRVDMQNDFVNTLMDAITEGVGRLVDADMNQESTRLKALQTQQQLGIQALSIANNSSQNILALFRQ
- a CDS encoding MotB family protein, giving the protein MTDSQSTHHSGGEIIIVKKRKSGEHGHHGGAWKIAYADFMTAMMAFFLVMWLINAANDETKAAVASYFNPIRLTDNKPAERGLKQQDEASVGDEVEFLSDSQEAGYKAGQMTGGGDDIDSAAGEESQYSDADFFENPYSVLSEIALETGRQKNVSAAGDGGANMSGPATGASGGEAYRDPFDPDFWSKSVDIETSSDITETGVERTIPRAETNDAIKQALEAAGAGLAALEQSQDEEQEASDAKTGRLTAEGQSDAEEPGEPLTEEQQAEREKQEVDPEEQEAGEFKESIETALAEEQIQLGEGLTVAPVDGGLLVSLTDELKGGMFNVGSAVPKRDMVLAMEKIGQLLAERDGTVIIRGHTDARPFARADNDNWKLSMARAHSAFFMLVRGGLDEKRIKEVSGQADRRLKIPEDPLADANRRIEILIQRPAG